The following proteins are co-located in the bacterium genome:
- the hisA gene encoding 1-(5-phosphoribosyl)-5-[(5-phosphoribosylamino)methylideneamino]imidazole-4-carboxamide isomerase, with the protein MLIIPAIDIKDGRVVRLTQGRFDQETVYFEKPYQVAKRWRAEGASFLHVVDLDGAKGGSLKNKESIKKIIEAVDIPIQVGGGIRTLEIVEELILMGVSKVILGTTAVNDQLLVKKGVEKFREQIVIGIDAVNGYVAIKGWQEKTKINAVDLALKIKEMGISEIIYTDILRDGTLNGPNREELINIAQKTKLKVVASGGISSLEDIKKIKDIEYLGIKGIIIGKALYAKKIDLKEAIKVAEE; encoded by the coding sequence ATGTTAATTATTCCAGCTATTGATATTAAGGATGGAAGAGTAGTTCGGTTAACTCAAGGAAGGTTTGACCAAGAAACAGTATACTTTGAAAAGCCTTACCAAGTAGCCAAAAGGTGGAGAGCAGAAGGAGCTTCTTTTCTCCATGTTGTTGACTTAGATGGAGCTAAGGGGGGGTCTCTGAAAAATAAAGAGAGTATAAAAAAAATTATTGAGGCGGTAGATATACCTATTCAAGTAGGGGGAGGAATAAGAACCTTAGAAATCGTGGAAGAATTAATCTTAATGGGTGTAAGCAAAGTTATTTTAGGAACCACAGCGGTAAATGATCAACTTTTGGTAAAAAAAGGGGTAGAAAAATTTAGAGAACAAATTGTTATAGGCATAGATGCAGTTAATGGTTATGTGGCTATAAAAGGTTGGCAAGAAAAAACAAAGATAAACGCCGTGGACTTAGCTTTAAAGATTAAAGAGATGGGTATTAGTGAAATAATTTATACCGATATCTTAAGAGATGGGACTCTTAACGGTCCTAATAGGGAAGAATTAATTAACATTGCTCAAAAGACAAAACTAAAAGTAGTTGCTTCTGGGGGTATTTCTAGCCTAGAAGATATCAAGAAGATTAAAGATATTGAATATTTGGGGATAAAAGGAATTATTATTGGAAAAGCTCTTTATGCTAAAAAGATAGATCTAAAAGAAGCTATCAAGGTAGCTGAGGAGTAG
- a CDS encoding diguanylate cyclase → MDIENIREILNEFTNGQEWSRIRETQLRSMGATSYWIIDNEGSFVFKETQDKEGCQNVKSTSLDYENCQAAFLYLFYETKKRKRSIINKCHLKYITFSVPLMAENEVVGIVGGCQIESPAFMGKKERLISSSVIRAPQVKMVELLEKGVELLAIHCQSALDLIIKDRKLLEKEREIKDISLFYEIMEGERDKILSLDPNSLFRYFLSIISRIIKGQVYVLMLYNQAENELEIKMSLEEDGSLVSSSRVSIDKDIAEYVIKTKEPMLVKNIGQDERLANQRTINQYYTKSFLITPLMLQRKLIGVISINSELTHHIFNESELRVLQLICGYITVAIESSLLSYQEMKTKFNLEKEASQLKEGAHKIKTQTDALRQQIVTLSEQIEETVKLKKETEELKIQADKIENQTLFTKKFLELQTLEVATQEEETITLKRETEALSKQVEKYLSEEKITPDITTYTQDLKRQTEKLYQQAGKLFSQVEMLKNQLREAEELLSKVKEVEELDNQTQQLKEQADTLRSQVDKLQNKADNLIVQAKEAEAIIAAASDMEKEKDLADELNLLAEISSQMNKFKKPEEILNWVLLKIQPLFNSNLGAFLYAKGRILSINILYQSETSEKLLEEMKSKLLTTWSEIKSESMANKRVICNLSKESSWGTSLEDQEQIESFLITPFNIKDKEVGLLVLASSKKDFFGLEKKRFFSCLSNYLSLAVENNVLKEKTLSEIDELTKVYDYRYLKHALDSEVKRAEFFNHNLSMILVDVDHLAKINNHYGYLMGNKVLINIAKTLKKNIKKIGFVARYGSDHFVLVLPETREDEAYQVAKEIKSEVSATVYHSKDSKFGITVNIGLVSYSSLIKDKTVPGLFKAVNKALLRAKHSGKNEVEIYRDNNHNGKT, encoded by the coding sequence ATGGATATTGAAAATATCAGGGAAATTTTAAATGAATTTACCAATGGTCAGGAATGGAGTCGGATCCGAGAAACACAATTAAGAAGTATGGGCGCTACCTCTTATTGGATTATCGATAATGAAGGTAGCTTTGTATTTAAAGAGACCCAAGATAAAGAAGGATGTCAAAATGTCAAGTCTACTTCTTTAGATTATGAAAATTGCCAGGCTGCTTTTCTTTACTTATTTTATGAAACGAAGAAGAGAAAGAGATCTATCATTAACAAATGCCATCTTAAATATATTACTTTTAGTGTTCCTTTGATGGCCGAAAATGAGGTAGTGGGAATAGTGGGGGGGTGTCAAATTGAGAGTCCTGCTTTTATGGGAAAGAAAGAAAGACTTATTTCTTCTTCTGTGATTAGAGCTCCTCAAGTGAAAATGGTCGAATTGTTAGAAAAAGGGGTTGAGCTTTTAGCTATTCATTGCCAATCTGCTTTAGATTTAATTATTAAAGATCGAAAGCTTTTAGAAAAAGAAAGAGAGATTAAGGATATCTCCCTTTTTTATGAGATCATGGAAGGAGAAAGGGATAAGATCTTAAGTTTAGACCCAAATAGCTTGTTTCGTTATTTCTTAAGTATTATTTCTAGGATTATTAAAGGGCAAGTTTATGTCTTGATGTTATATAATCAAGCCGAAAATGAACTAGAAATCAAGATGAGTCTTGAAGAAGATGGTTCCTTAGTTTCTTCTTCAAGAGTAAGTATAGATAAGGATATTGCTGAATATGTTATCAAGACTAAGGAACCTATGTTAGTAAAGAATATTGGCCAAGATGAAAGATTGGCCAATCAAAGGACGATTAATCAGTATTACACTAAGTCTTTTTTAATAACTCCATTAATGCTTCAGAGAAAGCTGATCGGAGTGATTTCTATAAATAGCGAGCTAACTCATCATATATTTAATGAAAGTGAACTTAGAGTTCTTCAATTAATTTGTGGTTATATCACAGTGGCGATAGAGTCATCCCTTTTATCCTACCAAGAAATGAAGACTAAATTTAATTTAGAAAAAGAAGCTAGTCAGTTAAAAGAAGGGGCGCATAAAATAAAGACTCAAACAGATGCTCTTCGACAACAAATTGTTACTTTAAGTGAGCAAATAGAAGAGACAGTGAAATTAAAAAAAGAGACGGAGGAGTTAAAAATTCAGGCAGATAAAATAGAAAATCAGACTTTATTTACCAAAAAATTCTTAGAATTACAAACCTTAGAAGTAGCTACTCAAGAAGAAGAGACCATAACATTAAAGAGAGAGACGGAAGCCCTCTCTAAGCAGGTGGAAAAATATCTTTCCGAAGAAAAGATTACTCCTGATATTACCACTTATACTCAGGATCTAAAAAGACAAACAGAAAAACTTTATCAGCAAGCAGGGAAATTGTTTTCCCAAGTAGAGATGCTAAAGAATCAATTAAGGGAAGCAGAAGAATTACTTTCTAAGGTAAAAGAGGTAGAAGAGTTAGATAACCAGACTCAGCAATTAAAAGAACAAGCAGATACTTTAAGGTCTCAAGTTGATAAACTACAAAATAAAGCTGATAATTTAATTGTTCAAGCTAAAGAAGCAGAAGCTATTATTGCTGCTGCTTCGGATATGGAAAAGGAAAAGGATCTGGCTGATGAATTAAATTTATTAGCGGAGATTAGCTCCCAAATGAATAAATTTAAAAAACCAGAAGAGATCTTAAATTGGGTCTTACTAAAAATTCAGCCTTTATTTAATTCTAATTTAGGAGCTTTTCTTTATGCTAAAGGAAGAATCTTATCCATTAATATCCTTTATCAAAGCGAAACATCTGAAAAGCTTCTTGAAGAAATGAAGAGTAAACTTTTAACAACTTGGTCCGAGATTAAAAGTGAAAGCATGGCCAATAAAAGAGTTATTTGTAATTTATCTAAAGAGTCTTCCTGGGGAACTTCTTTAGAAGATCAAGAACAGATTGAGTCGTTCTTAATAACTCCCTTTAATATTAAGGATAAAGAAGTAGGTCTTTTAGTCTTAGCTAGCTCAAAAAAGGACTTTTTTGGTTTGGAAAAGAAAAGATTTTTCTCTTGTTTGAGCAACTATTTATCTTTAGCGGTGGAGAATAATGTTTTAAAAGAGAAGACCTTGTCCGAAATAGATGAGTTGACTAAAGTTTATGATTATCGCTATCTAAAGCATGCCTTGGATAGCGAGGTAAAGAGGGCTGAATTTTTTAATCATAACTTATCTATGATTTTAGTTGATGTAGATCATTTAGCTAAGATAAATAATCATTATGGATATCTGATGGGAAACAAGGTCTTAATTAATATAGCTAAGACCTTAAAGAAGAATATAAAGAAAATTGGCTTTGTGGCTCGTTATGGGAGTGATCATTTTGTATTAGTCTTGCCAGAAACAAGGGAAGATGAAGCTTATCAAGTGGCTAAAGAGATAAAAAGTGAAGTTTCAGCCACCGTGTATCATAGTAAAGACAGTAAGTTTGGCATTACAGTGAACATAGGATTAGTAAGTTACTCTAGTCTTATAAAAGATAAAACAGTCCCTGGCTTATTTAAGGCGGTTAATAAAGCCTTGTTAAGAGCTAAACATTCAGGAAAAAATGAAGTAGAGATTTATAGAGATAATAATCATAATGGTAAAACTTAA
- the hisF gene encoding imidazole glycerol phosphate synthase subunit HisF, whose translation MLAKRIIPCLDVDKGRVVKGVNFVNIRDAGDPVEAALLYNQEGADELVFLDITASSDQREIMIEVVKRTAEVAFMPLTVGGGTRSLFDIERLLKAGADRVSINTAAVKRATLVKEAALSFGSQCIVVAIDAKKTLKAEKTLKRKDLPMLTWEVYIHGGRTPTNIEVISWAKKMEDYGCGEILLTSMDRDGTKEGYDLELTKAIAESLHIPVIASGGAGKLEDFYEVLTIGKANSALAASLFHYRELTVKQVKEYLNQKEVVVRL comes from the coding sequence ATGTTAGCTAAAAGAATTATTCCTTGTTTAGATGTAGATAAGGGAAGAGTAGTAAAAGGAGTTAATTTTGTAAATATTCGAGATGCGGGGGATCCAGTAGAAGCAGCTCTTTTATATAATCAAGAAGGGGCTGATGAATTAGTTTTTTTAGATATAACTGCTTCCAGCGACCAAAGAGAGATTATGATAGAGGTAGTGAAGAGGACAGCAGAAGTAGCTTTTATGCCTTTAACGGTAGGGGGAGGAACAAGAAGCTTATTTGACATTGAGAGATTGCTTAAGGCTGGAGCGGACAGAGTTTCTATAAATACGGCGGCGGTAAAAAGAGCAACCTTAGTCAAAGAAGCTGCTCTTAGTTTTGGAAGCCAGTGTATAGTAGTAGCTATCGATGCCAAGAAGACTTTAAAAGCTGAGAAGACATTAAAAAGGAAAGATCTTCCTATGTTAACTTGGGAAGTTTATATCCATGGAGGGAGAACACCTACCAATATTGAGGTTATTTCTTGGGCTAAGAAGATGGAAGATTATGGATGCGGCGAGATCTTGTTAACTAGTATGGATAGAGACGGGACTAAAGAAGGATATGACCTTGAGCTTACTAAGGCTATTGCAGAAAGCTTGCATATTCCAGTGATTGCTTCAGGGGGAGCAGGTAAGTTAGAAGATTTTTATGAAGTCTTGACTATTGGCAAAGCAAACTCAGCTTTAGCGGCTTCTCTTTTTCATTATAGAGAATTAACTGTTAAACAAGTAAAAGAATATTTAAATCAAAAAGAGGTAGTGGTGAGACTATGA
- a CDS encoding bifunctional phosphoribosyl-AMP cyclohydrolase/phosphoribosyl-ATP diphosphatase HisIE: protein MKEKIEENIENLKYNEQGLIPVIIQDYLSKEVLMLAYMNKESLQKTVESKKTCFFSRSRGKFWTKGETSGHYQEIKDITYDCDKDTLLIKVKQDGVACHTGEYSCFYTSLEGEYTKKEPLAESIIDEVYREEKEECRGQKRDSKSLEESILEESIIDEVYRVIEERKNNFSPGSYVSSLIKKGEDEVLKKIIEEAGEVVIDGKKKDKEKIIMEVADLWFHLLVLLNINHITPSDIYLELKRRRKK, encoded by the coding sequence ATGAAAGAAAAGATAGAGGAAAATATAGAGAATTTAAAATACAATGAGCAAGGATTAATCCCAGTCATTATTCAAGATTATCTGAGCAAGGAAGTCTTAATGTTAGCTTATATGAATAAAGAATCTCTTCAGAAAACCGTGGAGAGTAAAAAGACTTGTTTTTTTAGCCGTTCTCGGGGAAAATTTTGGACAAAAGGCGAAACTTCTGGTCACTATCAAGAAATAAAAGATATTACCTATGACTGCGATAAAGATACTTTGCTTATTAAAGTTAAACAAGATGGAGTGGCTTGTCATACTGGTGAGTATTCTTGTTTTTATACTTCTCTGGAAGGAGAATATACCAAGAAAGAACCCTTAGCAGAAAGTATTATTGATGAAGTTTACAGGGAAGAAAAAGAAGAATGTAGAGGCCAGAAGAGAGATAGTAAGTCTTTAGAAGAAAGTATTTTAGAAGAAAGTATTATTGATGAAGTTTACAGAGTGATAGAAGAGAGGAAGAATAATTTTTCTCCTGGTTCTTATGTCTCTTCTCTAATTAAGAAAGGAGAAGATGAAGTCTTAAAAAAGATTATTGAAGAAGCAGGAGAAGTAGTGATTGATGGTAAAAAGAAAGATAAAGAGAAGATAATCATGGAAGTAGCTGATTTGTGGTTTCATCTCTTAGTTTTGTTAAACATTAATCATATTACTCCTTCGGATATTTATTTAGAACTTAAAAGACGAAGAAAGAAATAA
- the trpE gene encoding anthranilate synthase component I: MYYPKFREFKKKALAGSIVPVYKEILADMETPVSVFCKINDGKYSFLLESVEGGERLGRYSFIGSNPLAIFQVKDKVGTIYQDGKINKLGVLKDPLAYLKNLLHFYSFVKDEDLPDFSGGAVGYIGYDYIRCLEDIPDSNPDDLNVPDLFFLVVNEVVIFDYLKHVIKVVSNAHINNDPQESYQKAVFKIEEIIKKINQPLNKHLDILYHKEKRLKVESNCTKEEFIHLVKQAKKYILEGDIFQVVLSQRLSFGTQLDPLNVYRILRRINPSPYMFYLHLDKMSLIGSSPELLVKFSNQTVETRPIAGTVPRGTNAAQDKLLEKELIGNPKERAEHLMLIDLGRNDLGKVCNYKSIELPEFMVVEKYSHVMHLVTSVKGQICPKYDQFDAIKACFPAGTVTGAPKIRAMEIIEELEKTKRGPYAGCICYFSFSNYFDSCITIRTILMKDGQAYIQAGAGIVADSNPEAEYIETINKAKALIEVFKIK; the protein is encoded by the coding sequence ATGTACTATCCTAAATTTAGAGAGTTTAAAAAAAAGGCTTTGGCAGGAAGTATTGTTCCTGTATATAAAGAAATATTAGCTGATATGGAGACACCTGTCTCTGTATTTTGTAAAATAAATGATGGAAAGTATTCTTTCTTATTAGAAAGCGTAGAGGGTGGAGAAAGATTAGGTCGGTATTCTTTTATTGGAAGTAATCCTTTAGCTATTTTTCAAGTCAAGGATAAGGTGGGGACTATTTATCAAGATGGAAAGATTAATAAGCTTGGAGTTCTCAAAGATCCCTTAGCTTATTTAAAAAACTTGCTCCATTTTTATAGTTTTGTAAAAGATGAAGACTTGCCTGATTTTTCAGGAGGAGCAGTAGGATATATTGGTTATGATTATATTAGATGTCTTGAAGATATTCCCGATAGTAATCCTGATGATTTAAATGTTCCTGATTTATTCTTTTTAGTGGTTAATGAAGTAGTGATCTTTGATTATCTAAAACATGTGATCAAAGTAGTCTCTAATGCTCACATTAATAATGATCCTCAAGAGTCTTACCAAAAAGCTGTTTTTAAAATTGAAGAGATTATCAAAAAGATTAATCAGCCTCTAAATAAACATTTAGATATCCTTTACCATAAAGAAAAAAGGCTTAAGGTAGAATCTAATTGCACCAAAGAAGAATTTATTCATTTGGTCAAACAAGCTAAGAAGTATATTTTGGAAGGCGATATCTTTCAAGTAGTCTTATCGCAGAGATTATCTTTTGGCACCCAATTAGATCCTCTTAATGTTTACAGGATTTTAAGAAGAATAAATCCATCTCCTTATATGTTTTATTTACATCTTGATAAGATGAGTTTAATTGGGTCATCTCCAGAGCTATTAGTTAAATTTTCTAATCAGACCGTAGAAACACGACCTATTGCTGGCACTGTCCCTCGAGGGACAAATGCTGCTCAAGATAAACTTTTAGAAAAAGAGCTGATAGGGAATCCTAAAGAACGAGCCGAGCATCTCATGTTAATTGACTTAGGTCGTAACGATCTTGGTAAAGTGTGTAATTATAAAAGTATTGAATTGCCAGAGTTTATGGTGGTAGAAAAGTATTCTCATGTCATGCACCTGGTTACTTCAGTCAAAGGCCAGATTTGTCCAAAATATGATCAGTTTGATGCCATAAAAGCTTGCTTTCCAGCCGGCACGGTCACTGGAGCTCCTAAAATTAGAGCAATGGAGATAATTGAAGAGTTAGAAAAGACTAAAAGAGGTCCTTATGCCGGTTGTATTTGTTACTTTAGTTTTTCTAACTATTTTGACTCTTGCATTACTATTAGGACCATCTTAATGAAAGATGGTCAGGCTTATATTCAAGCTGGAGCAGGAATAGTAGCTGATTCTAATCCAGAAGCAGAGTACATAGAGACAATAAATAAAGCCAAAGCTTTAATAGAAGTTTTTAAGATTAAGTAA